The Acidimicrobiales bacterium genome includes a window with the following:
- a CDS encoding SDR family oxidoreductase — translation MDIPEYVPGHGLLVDRIVVVTAAAGAGIGYAVAKKAVEEGATVVISDVHERRLGEAADLLAEMVGIRPLTMVCDVRDEAQVQALLDAALAEHGRIDVMVNNAGLGGDTPLIEMTDEEWDRVLDVTLTGSMRCTRASMRIMGVQGHGVIVNNASVLGWRAQAGQSHYAAAKAGVMALTRCAAIEGVESGVRVNCVAPSFATHPFLARTTSEELLAELADGEAYGRGAEPWEVANVVVFLASDYSSYMTGEVVSVSSQRA, via the coding sequence GTGGACATTCCCGAATACGTGCCCGGACACGGCCTATTGGTCGATCGGATCGTCGTGGTCACGGCGGCGGCCGGAGCCGGCATCGGCTACGCGGTAGCGAAGAAGGCCGTCGAGGAGGGGGCGACCGTCGTCATCTCCGACGTTCACGAGCGCCGACTCGGCGAGGCGGCCGATTTGCTGGCCGAGATGGTCGGGATTCGCCCGCTGACCATGGTATGCGACGTCCGTGACGAGGCCCAGGTGCAGGCCCTATTGGACGCAGCACTGGCTGAGCATGGTCGTATCGACGTGATGGTCAACAACGCCGGCTTGGGAGGTGACACCCCTCTGATCGAGATGACCGATGAGGAGTGGGACCGGGTGCTGGACGTCACCCTCACAGGGTCGATGCGTTGTACCCGGGCATCCATGCGGATCATGGGCGTCCAGGGCCACGGGGTGATCGTGAACAACGCCTCGGTGCTCGGCTGGCGTGCCCAGGCCGGTCAGAGCCACTACGCAGCTGCCAAGGCTGGAGTCATGGCGCTGACACGGTGTGCGGCGATCGAGGGCGTGGAGTCCGGTGTTCGGGTCAACTGCGTGGCCCCCAGTTTTGCCACCCACCCGTTCCTGGCCCGGACGACCAGCGAGGAACTCTTGGCCGAGTTGGCTGATGGTGAGGCTTATGGCCGTGGGGCCGAGCCGTGGGAGGTGGCCAACGTGGTCGTATTCCTGGCCAGCGACTACTCGTCGTACATGACCGGTGAGGTCGTATCGGTCTCCAGCCAGCGGGCCTGA
- a CDS encoding MBL fold metallo-hydrolase has protein sequence MPPQFQFEDPPPYGNVEQLSPLVRRVVANNPSMFTYHGSGTFIIGPSGNSDQVAIIDAGPADDDHVEAVLRAVEGQRVTHLLVTHTHPDHSPATAAIQAVTGAPTFGFGPHPPEAIRAHDERVRKAIEAGEEPESEDGEGAGDRDFVPDVVTGDGDVVAGQGFTFEALHTPGHISNHLCFALQEEDTLFTGDHVMGWSTTVVPAPDGDLNHYLANLRRLLERPEAIYRPTHGPAITNPVGYVSSLIEHREHREHQIIDALANGPRNIESIVADLYADVDKKLHKAAAAVVYAHLLALSRSGRAITDGTTGDSADDSAWKADWSLV, from the coding sequence ATGCCACCCCAGTTCCAGTTCGAGGATCCGCCCCCCTACGGGAATGTTGAGCAACTCTCGCCACTCGTCCGACGCGTGGTAGCCAACAACCCGTCGATGTTTACCTACCACGGGTCGGGCACCTTCATCATCGGACCGTCCGGGAACTCGGATCAAGTGGCCATTATCGATGCCGGACCGGCCGACGACGACCACGTAGAGGCCGTTCTCAGGGCCGTGGAGGGACAACGAGTCACCCACCTACTGGTCACCCACACCCATCCCGACCACTCTCCGGCTACCGCAGCCATCCAGGCGGTAACCGGTGCTCCAACCTTTGGTTTCGGCCCCCACCCGCCGGAGGCCATCCGGGCCCACGACGAACGAGTGCGAAAGGCCATTGAGGCCGGCGAGGAGCCTGAGTCCGAAGACGGCGAGGGAGCCGGCGACCGCGACTTCGTCCCCGACGTGGTCACCGGCGACGGCGACGTGGTGGCCGGCCAGGGCTTCACTTTTGAGGCCCTTCACACGCCGGGCCACATCTCCAACCACCTGTGCTTCGCCCTGCAGGAGGAGGACACACTGTTCACCGGGGACCACGTCATGGGATGGTCGACCACTGTGGTGCCGGCACCCGACGGCGACCTGAACCACTATCTGGCCAACCTGCGTCGTCTTCTCGAACGCCCGGAGGCCATCTATCGGCCCACCCACGGCCCGGCAATCACCAACCCTGTCGGTTACGTGTCCTCCCTAATCGAGCACAGGGAGCATCGGGAGCATCAGATAATCGACGCTCTGGCCAACGGACCCCGCAACATTGAGTCCATCGTGGCCGACCTGTACGCCGACGTTGACAAGAAACTCCACAAGGCGGCGGCGGCCGTGGTGTACGCCCACCTGTTGGCCCTGTCCCGATCTGGACGAGCCATCACCGACGGAACGACAGGTGACTCGGCTGATGATTCAGCATGGAAGGCGGACTGGAGCCTGGTCTGA
- a CDS encoding nitrite/sulfite reductase, producing the protein MNLIEKTRALKTVPGVNPDMAIDLFADIAKFEEMLAGYQAGRIEEDVFRVFRLNNGIYGQRQGGTNQMVRVKVPYGAITADQLDLLADVIDDHSRGWGHITTRQNIQFHFVELAEIPEVMRRMAEVGLTTREACGDTVRNVQGCHLAGACPMEVLDVTPWSEAVYRHFVRNPLSQRLPRKFKINFSGCDTDCGQAMFNDVGVVAATRTFSDGSVERGFRVYIAGGLGTTPFPALALEEFTPREDLLATIEAVLRVFEQTGNRDNKLRARLKWVVDQLGIDEVRRRVVAIRKLLPASATWPGGVPELVADWGDEPAGLADGVTPTAMGQGTPVTLGAKSDYDRWVEANVVRGAANGTVSAYAWCELGDVTSAQFRAVAAMVREFDTDVRVTNRQNLVMRDLTEDQLPALHERLVAANMAMAGAELSRDVVACPGADTCNLAVTQSRGLANAIGTALEEAGLAEVGGVRMNISGCTNSCGQHHTADIGFFGAERRAHGQPAPGYQMLLGGYVGQTQVHFGQKALRLPAKNAAEATVRVVRRFADERQAGERFIDWMNRSGGVNEVASGLKDLDQFPTPDENPEFYVDYDETGPYAAEIGESECAT; encoded by the coding sequence ATGAACCTCATCGAAAAAACCCGTGCCCTCAAGACTGTCCCCGGCGTCAATCCCGACATGGCTATCGACCTGTTTGCCGACATCGCCAAGTTTGAGGAGATGCTGGCCGGCTACCAGGCCGGGCGCATCGAGGAGGATGTCTTCCGTGTCTTCCGCCTCAACAACGGCATATACGGCCAGCGTCAGGGCGGCACCAATCAGATGGTCCGGGTGAAGGTCCCCTACGGCGCCATCACCGCTGACCAGTTGGACCTGCTGGCCGACGTCATCGACGACCACAGCCGGGGCTGGGGTCACATCACCACCCGACAGAACATCCAGTTCCACTTCGTGGAGCTTGCCGAGATCCCGGAAGTCATGCGCCGCATGGCCGAGGTCGGTTTAACAACCCGCGAAGCGTGCGGTGACACCGTCCGCAACGTCCAGGGCTGCCACCTGGCCGGCGCCTGCCCCATGGAGGTCCTCGACGTGACCCCATGGTCCGAGGCCGTGTACCGCCACTTCGTCCGTAACCCACTGAGCCAGCGCCTGCCCCGAAAATTCAAGATCAACTTCTCTGGCTGCGACACCGACTGCGGTCAGGCCATGTTCAACGACGTGGGAGTAGTGGCCGCCACCCGGACGTTCTCCGACGGCAGCGTGGAGAGGGGCTTCCGGGTCTACATCGCCGGTGGCCTCGGCACGACGCCGTTCCCCGCCCTGGCGCTGGAAGAATTCACGCCACGCGAGGACCTTTTAGCCACCATCGAGGCGGTCCTCCGGGTCTTCGAACAGACCGGGAACCGGGATAACAAGCTTCGGGCTCGACTCAAGTGGGTCGTCGACCAGTTGGGCATCGACGAGGTGCGTCGTCGCGTGGTGGCCATCCGCAAGCTCCTCCCCGCTTCGGCCACCTGGCCCGGCGGGGTACCCGAACTGGTAGCCGACTGGGGTGACGAGCCAGCCGGCCTGGCCGACGGCGTCACCCCGACGGCTATGGGTCAGGGCACCCCGGTGACCCTTGGCGCTAAGAGTGACTACGACCGCTGGGTGGAGGCCAACGTGGTACGGGGTGCTGCCAACGGCACCGTCTCGGCCTACGCCTGGTGCGAATTGGGTGACGTCACCTCAGCTCAGTTCCGCGCCGTGGCCGCCATGGTCCGGGAGTTCGACACCGACGTCCGGGTCACCAACCGCCAGAACCTGGTGATGCGAGACCTGACCGAAGACCAACTCCCCGCCCTGCACGAACGGTTGGTAGCCGCCAACATGGCCATGGCGGGCGCCGAGTTGTCCCGCGATGTTGTGGCCTGCCCCGGCGCCGATACCTGCAACCTGGCCGTAACCCAGAGCCGTGGGCTGGCCAATGCCATCGGCACCGCTCTGGAAGAGGCCGGCTTGGCTGAGGTAGGCGGCGTACGTATGAATATTTCCGGCTGCACGAACAGTTGCGGTCAGCACCACACGGCCGACATCGGATTCTTTGGCGCCGAGCGTCGGGCTCACGGGCAGCCCGCACCGGGCTATCAAATGCTGCTCGGCGGTTACGTCGGCCAGACACAGGTCCACTTCGGCCAGAAGGCCCTGCGCCTACCGGCCAAGAACGCCGCTGAGGCCACAGTGCGGGTGGTCCGACGGTTCGCCGACGAGCGGCAAGCCGGCGAGCGGTTCATCGACTGGATGAACCGCTCGGGTGGCGTGAATGAGGTTGCATCCGGGCTCAAGGACCTCGACCAGTTTCCCACCCCGGACGAGAATCCGGAGTTCTACGTGGACTACGACGAGACTGGCCCCTACGCGGCCGAGATCGGCGAGTCCGAGTGCGCCACCTAA